The genome window AACTTTAGAAGATGCGGGGGCATCAGTTGTGGCATATGAACTTTGTGGGGCTATTAGGTCGAATGATTTATTGGTTGATGAAGAAACAGAAGATGTATATGATGCTCTTACACAAAAGTATATAAATATAGGTTGTTCTTGTATGATGAATAATGATAATCGTATTGAATTATTAGATAGAATAATAGATGAATATAATGTAGATGCAGTAATAGATGTAGTTTTACAAGCCTGTCATACATTTAATATAGAAAGCTATAGAATAAGAGAGTTTGTCACAAAAGAAAAAAATAAACCATTTATGTCTCTTGAGACCGATTACTCAAAATCAGATACTGAACAATTGAGAACTAGATTTGAAGCATTTGTGGAGATGTTGTAGAGATAGATAAAAGTAGGAGGAACTATGTTTAGTATAGGAGTGGATTCAGGGTCAGTTGCAACAAAAGGTGTGCTATTTGATGGTGAAAAAATTGTTAAGAAAGTAATTATACCAACTGGATGGAGCTCTAAAAGTACATCTAAACAGGTCTATGAGTTGCTAAGTAGTGAAATTGATAAAAAAGATATAAAAAAAGTAGTAGGTACAGGTTATGGAAGAGGAGTAATGGATTTTGCTGATAAGAAAGTAACAGAAATAACTTGTCATACTAGAGGTGTTTACTTTTTAAATAAGAACATAAGGACTATTTTAGATGTAGGTGGTCAAGATAGTAAAGTTATAAATTTAGATAGAGATGGAAATGTATTTAATTTTATAATGAATGATAAATGTGCTGCAGGAACTGGTCGATTTTTAGAGATTACTTCTAACCTTTTAGGAAGTGATATAGAAAGTATTGATACATTAGCTAAAGGACATGAAGCAGTTAATATATCTAGTATGTGTACGGTTTTTGCTGAGTCTGAAATTGTAAGTCTTCTAGCTCAAAATATTTCTACTGGAGAGGTAGCAGCAGGGATACTTAAATCTATTGCAAATAAATCTACTTCGATGCTAGCAAGAGGTGAGGTAATAGATGAAGTTGCATTTACTGGAGGGCTTGCAAAAAGTAAAGAACTAGTAAAAATGATAGAAGAAATATTGGATAAAAAAATTTTTATTGCAGAAGATACCCAAATAATAGGAGCTTTAGGAGCTGCTGTAATAGGGTTTAGATAAAAATATATAAAAAATAAAATAAGAAACTGAATTTATCTTAAATAAATTCAGTTTTTTATTTTATTTTGTTTATTTTTAAAGGAAAACTTTGGTATAATTGATTTAAATGATTGTATATTTGTAAATACTTGATATTTAGCCATATATAACATTAAAATTTTAAAAATTAGCTCGTAGCAAGGGGGAGAAAATGTGAAAAAATTTACTTCAAAAAAAGTAGTAAGGTTTGTTGCACTATTTTTAATATCTATTTTAGTAATGTTAACAATTCCTGTATCAGCTGACAATAGCAATACATTGAATCAGATAAAAAGGGCAGAATACAGTGAAACTTATAAACAATATTTAAAAGATGCTAAAAATGGACGTACAGAAAAGTATAATGGGATTATACCAAATCCATATAAATTGGAAGGTACTCAAATTCAAAGTAAAGGAAGAACAGCTCCAACATCTTATGACCCTAGAAAATTAGGTCTTATGACATCAGTAAAAAATCAAGAAAATTTAGGAATATGCTGGGATTTTGCTGCAATGGCAACTTTAGAAAGTTTCTTGAAGTTAAATAATTATGGAGACTACGATTTATCAGAAGAACATTTAAGATGGTGGGCTTCAGATGGTGGATATGGATGGTCTGTAAATGACATGGATGGTGCTTTAAATTATGAAGCTATGGGATATTTAACATCTTGGTCAGGTCCTAAATTAGAAAAAGACATTCCATATAATGGTGAAGTATCTAAAGCACAAGGAGCTACAAAACCAACTAATATGGATACAGCACCAACTGTTTTTAATGTGACAGATGCTGTGTGTGTAAGTAATGATATGAATTCTACAAAAAATGCTATATTACAGTATGGAGCAGTAACATCTAGTTATTACGAAGATATTAAATATCAAAGTGAAGACCAAAATTCATATTATTGTCCAACAAAAAGTTTTAATACAAATCATGCTATTTCAATTGTAGGTTGGGATGATAACTATTCTAAAGACAATTTTAATACAAAGATTAAACCATCAAAAAATGGTGCTTGGCTAATAAAAAATAGCTGGGGAGATTATAATTCTGAAGATGGATATTTCTGGATATCTTATGAAGATAAGACACTTATGTCTGATATAGATAACTTTTCAATCAAAGGTGGTCAAAAACCAAATGATGATAAAAAGATGTATCAACATGACTATGCAAGTATTGTTCCTTTAGTCTCAAATAAGATAACAGCCGCAAATGTGTTTGATTTCAATAGAGGTGATGAGACTCTAAAATCTGTAATGTTTTTAACTGAAAGTATAGGTGCTAAATACGAAGTATATTATGCTCCAGTAGTAAATAGTATACCTCAAAAAAATAATATGAAAAAGTTAAAAGAAGGTACTACCCAATATTCAGGTTACATAACAGTTCCAATTGATTCTTTTGAGATACCAGAAGGAAAGGGAGCAGTTGTAGTCAGTATAGAAGCAAAAAATGGAGAGTCAACTATAGGTTCTGAATCAAATGTACCAGGATATGATATATTTAAGGCTAAAGCTAATTTAGGTGAGAGTTATATTATAGATAGTACTGGAGAATTCTTTGATATAAACAGAGACAGCAACTTCTACCCATGTAACTTTACTATAAAAGCTGTTACAGAAAAGTCTTCTGGTGAGAGTATTCCAAATGAGTCTTTAATTGGTAGTGATAGATATGAAACTGCTATTAAGGTTAGTCAAAATGGTTTTAGTTCTTCAGAAAATGTAGTTTTAGTAAATGGTAATTCAATAGTAGATGCATTGGCATCAACTCCTTTTACATCTGCTATAAATTCACCAATATTATTGACACAAAAAGAAGCTTTAAATTCAAAAACTAAAGCTGAAATACAGAGATTAGGTGCTAAAAAAGTATACTTAATAGGTGGAGAAAATTCCATAAGTAAAGAAACTGAACAGCAACTAAAAAATTTAAACATATCAATAGAGAGAATATCAGGAAGTGATAGATATAATACAAGTTTATTATTAGCTCAAAAACTAAGTCACATAAAGAATGTATCTCAAATAGCAGTTGTAAATGGAGTGAAGGGATTAGCTGATGCAATTAGTGTAGGTGCAGCAGCAGCAGAAAATAATATACCAATTATACTTGCAAATGAAAAAAGTGAATTGCAAGGAGCTGATGAATTTTTAAATTCATTAAACATAGAGAAATCTTATATCATTGGAGGAACAGCATCCCTATCAAACAATCTAGAAAGTAAGTTGAAAAATCCAATTAGATTATCTGGTAGCAGTAGGGATGAAACTAACTCAAAGATAATAGATAATTTTTATAAAAAAGATACCTTAAAAAATGCATTTGTGGTTAAAAATGGAATTAAAAATCAAAATGATTTAATAGATGGATTGTCAGTTGGTCCTTTAGGAGCAAAAACTGGGTCACCAGTAATTTTAGTTGGTGATAAATTAGCCGATAGCCAAAAAGAAGTTCTTAAAAATAAGTCTTTAGAAAAAGTAACTCAAGTTGGTGGAGGAGCAAATCAAAATGCATTTAAAGAATTAGTAAAACTAAAAAGTGCTAAATAAGATGCTTAAATATTAGTGTATACTAGTATGTATTAGTAACTTAACTAATCTCAATAAAAGCTGAAAATAATTACTTTAAATTATTGTTAAATAAGATAATCAATGATTGTAAAGTTTTGTTTTCAGCTTTAAATTTGTGTATATAAGTTTAAAAACATAAAAAAGGGTTACTTTATATAGAAAATCTTACATTTTATATATAAATAACCCATATTTAATTAACTTTTTATAGTGTTCTAATAGATATTATTGAGTTTAATGGTAAATATAATGTGTAAGTTTCATTTAAAGTTGGATTAGATTCGTCTATATATCTTGAGCAAAGTGTAATTGATAAGCTGTCTGCTTCTATAATTTCACCATATAGAGGGCAACTGCTAAAATAAGAATGTACTTCAACGTATTTGTTTAAGTTTTCTTGAACATAATCGTAAAAACGGTTTTTTGTAGTAGTAGCCATAAAATCAACTCCTTTATTTTTTATTAAAAACGAAATATTTAAAAAGATGAATATGATTACCTCTATTAGAAACTAAGTTAAAAAATAAGCAAATAGATATGAAAATTAGAATAATATATTATTTATATTTTAATTATAACACTAGATAATAAAAAATGCTATAGAAAATTCAGAATTTTCGAAAGTTTTTTAAGTTTATTTTTAAATATACTAATAAAACTATTGACATTAAACAAAAAAAGTAATATATTGACTATATAAAATGTTTTAGTCAAACTGGGGGGAGAAAAGATGCCTAAATCATATTCTGATAAAGAAAGAGAGTATATAATAAAAAGACTTAAAGAAGAAGCAAGATTGTGTATGGATAAATATGGTATTAGAAAGACTACTGTTGATGAGCTTGTAAAACGAGTAAAAATACCAAAAGGAACTTTTTATTTATTTTTTCAATCAAAAGAATTGCTCTTTTTTGAGGTGTTGAGAGATATGCATGATTCTATACAGAAAGAACTTTTATATGAAATAGAGAGACTAGATGAAAGCATTACATGTGAACAATTGACAGATATACTTATGAAATTTTATAGGATGATTGATAGTACTTCAATTTTAAACCTCATAGTAAATGGAGAATTTGAGATATTAGTTCGAAAGTTACCAGATTATATGATTGAAGAGCATTTTAAACATGATGATTTTGAAATTGAAGAGATTATATCTCGGATACCAAATGCAAAAAATAAAGATATAGAAAGCTTTAGTGGAGCGTTTAGAGCAGTTTTTCTTACTACGTTATATAAGCGTGAAGTTGGAAGGAATTGTTTTGAAAGTGCTTTAAGATTAATGATAAATGGATTGGTTATACAACTTATGGAATAGAGTTCAAATTTTGTTTGCTAATAACTTTTAATAAAAATTATTAACAAACAAAAAAATTAACTTTTATTGACTATATGATTAAAATAGTCAATAAAATAAAAAGATGATATGAAATGGTTAAAATTGATAATTTATCATTTAGTTATACAGACAAAGGTTTTTTACAAAATATTAATTTTAAAGTAGGAAAAGGAGAAATAATAGGATTTTTAGGTATATAAGGTAATTATGTGTTAGTACAAAAAATAAAATGAATTATTATAAAAAATTTATAGTAAGGTTTTTATTTTCATCAATAACTATAGTATCTATATTGCTAGTCCATAAGGTTCTTTTTTCTTGGTCACTTAAATCAAAGTATATTTCTTCGAAGTTAATTTATAAAAAACTTCTGATATTTTTAAAATTTATTGTAGATTTTTTTCTTCACTATTATTTTCTAATTTAATTAACTGTGTATTAAGTTTTTGATACTTAAGCTTGTAATTTTCTTTATCTATTAAGTCGTCAAAATATAAATCTTGAAGTTTATTTATTTGTTTTTTTATCTTATTTTTAAGTTGATTATTTTTATTGTTATTAGATTCATATCCAAAAGCAATTTCTTCTAATTATCTCCTTACATTTTTCAATAAAAAATCTTCAAGTTTTTTTCTGATAATCTCCTTGTATTGTTACATTTTTTAGTAGTTTGAAATACATGACATCTATAATATTTATAGATTTTCTATCAGAGCTTAAACAATATGTACCGCTCATTTTAAAAACCACATTTACATATCACGTTTACGTTTTTCTAACGTTTCCATTATTTTATAGTAATTTTTGACACCACGACTTAATCTGTCAATTTTAGTTATCATAACTAAATCTATTTTGTTGTTTTTCACATCTTCAATCATGCGTTGTAAATTAGGTCTTTTTGAGTTTGTTGCAGAATAACCTTCATCTATGTATTTATCTAGTATAATAAAATTATTATATTTTGCGTATTGTTCTAAAACTTCTGTCTGTGTTCTAATACTATTTCCATGCAATACTTGTTCTTCTTATTACTAACACGTATATAAAGAGCCACACGTTTTATTTTATCCATTGAACCCCCCTTACAACGTATGCCTTGTGCCTAATCTAAATTCATTAAGCACAATTAAATAGAATTAATTAATATTAAGTTTATTTTTCAAAGCTTCTTGCAATAACTGAGAAAAATTTATATTATTTTTTTCAGCTTCTTTATTTAGCCACGAAGGTATAGTTAAAGTTT of Clostridioides sp. ES-S-0054-01 contains these proteins:
- a CDS encoding TetR/AcrR family transcriptional regulator, translated to MPKSYSDKEREYIIKRLKEEARLCMDKYGIRKTTVDELVKRVKIPKGTFYLFFQSKELLFFEVLRDMHDSIQKELLYEIERLDESITCEQLTDILMKFYRMIDSTSILNLIVNGEFEILVRKLPDYMIEEHFKHDDFEIEEIISRIPNAKNKDIESFSGAFRAVFLTTLYKREVGRNCFESALRLMINGLVIQLME
- a CDS encoding ATPase, with translation MATTTKNRFYDYVQENLNKYVEVHSYFSSCPLYGEIIEADSLSITLCSRYIDESNPTLNETYTLYLPLNSIISIRTL
- a CDS encoding 2-hydroxyglutaryl-CoA dehydratase; the encoded protein is MFSIGVDSGSVATKGVLFDGEKIVKKVIIPTGWSSKSTSKQVYELLSSEIDKKDIKKVVGTGYGRGVMDFADKKVTEITCHTRGVYFLNKNIRTILDVGGQDSKVINLDRDGNVFNFIMNDKCAAGTGRFLEITSNLLGSDIESIDTLAKGHEAVNISSMCTVFAESEIVSLLAQNISTGEVAAGILKSIANKSTSMLARGEVIDEVAFTGGLAKSKELVKMIEEILDKKIFIAEDTQIIGALGAAVIGFR
- a CDS encoding cell wall-binding cysteine protease Cwp13, translated to MKKFTSKKVVRFVALFLISILVMLTIPVSADNSNTLNQIKRAEYSETYKQYLKDAKNGRTEKYNGIIPNPYKLEGTQIQSKGRTAPTSYDPRKLGLMTSVKNQENLGICWDFAAMATLESFLKLNNYGDYDLSEEHLRWWASDGGYGWSVNDMDGALNYEAMGYLTSWSGPKLEKDIPYNGEVSKAQGATKPTNMDTAPTVFNVTDAVCVSNDMNSTKNAILQYGAVTSSYYEDIKYQSEDQNSYYCPTKSFNTNHAISIVGWDDNYSKDNFNTKIKPSKNGAWLIKNSWGDYNSEDGYFWISYEDKTLMSDIDNFSIKGGQKPNDDKKMYQHDYASIVPLVSNKITAANVFDFNRGDETLKSVMFLTESIGAKYEVYYAPVVNSIPQKNNMKKLKEGTTQYSGYITVPIDSFEIPEGKGAVVVSIEAKNGESTIGSESNVPGYDIFKAKANLGESYIIDSTGEFFDINRDSNFYPCNFTIKAVTEKSSGESIPNESLIGSDRYETAIKVSQNGFSSSENVVLVNGNSIVDALASTPFTSAINSPILLTQKEALNSKTKAEIQRLGAKKVYLIGGENSISKETEQQLKNLNISIERISGSDRYNTSLLLAQKLSHIKNVSQIAVVNGVKGLADAISVGAAAAENNIPIILANEKSELQGADEFLNSLNIEKSYIIGGTASLSNNLESKLKNPIRLSGSSRDETNSKIIDNFYKKDTLKNAFVVKNGIKNQNDLIDGLSVGPLGAKTGSPVILVGDKLADSQKEVLKNKSLEKVTQVGGGANQNAFKELVKLKSAK